A stretch of the Bacillus sp. B-jedd genome encodes the following:
- a CDS encoding CtsR family transcriptional regulator: MRNISDIIENYLKQVLELSDEDLVEIRRSEIADKFQCVPSQINYVINTRFTIERGYMVESKRGGGGYIRIMKVQSNDHAHLLDHIISLIRDQVSQNRAEGIIARLVEEDVITEREAKIMLSVIDRSILYIDLPYRDELRARMLKAMLTTLKYK, encoded by the coding sequence TTGAGAAATATTTCTGATATCATCGAGAATTATTTGAAGCAGGTCCTTGAATTGAGTGATGAGGATTTGGTTGAGATTAGGAGAAGCGAGATAGCAGATAAATTTCAATGTGTCCCTTCCCAGATTAATTATGTAATAAATACAAGGTTTACGATTGAACGGGGATATATGGTTGAAAGTAAGCGAGGCGGCGGCGGTTACATCAGAATTATGAAAGTGCAGTCAAATGATCATGCTCATCTTTTAGACCATATCATCTCGCTGATAAGGGACCAGGTCAGCCAAAACCGCGCTGAAGGAATTATTGCGCGGCTGGTTGAAGAGGATGTCATAACAGAAAGAGAAGCTAAAATCATGTTGAGTGTCATTGACAGGTCGATTTTGTATATTGACCTGCCGTATAGGGATGAGCTTAGGGCACGTATGCTTAAAGCCATGCTGACTACATTGAAATATAAATAA
- a CDS encoding UvrB/UvrC motif-containing protein, translating into MICDECQQRPATMHFTKILNGQKTEIHLCEHCAREKGDLFMMNGGNGFSINNLLAGLLNFDKTFQQTGRETFKREEILQCPNCKMTFPQFVKMGRFGCASCYNTFSEQLKPILRRLHGGNWTHNGKIPKRFGGTLHLRKKLEESKQRLKELISMEEFEKAAELRDEIRALENSISGNAGGGE; encoded by the coding sequence ATGATTTGCGATGAGTGTCAACAAAGGCCGGCAACCATGCATTTTACAAAAATACTCAATGGGCAGAAAACGGAAATCCATCTTTGTGAACATTGTGCACGCGAAAAAGGCGATTTGTTTATGATGAATGGAGGAAACGGGTTTTCAATAAATAATTTGCTTGCCGGGCTCCTCAATTTTGATAAAACCTTTCAGCAGACAGGCCGAGAAACATTCAAGCGTGAGGAAATCCTTCAATGCCCCAATTGCAAAATGACATTTCCCCAATTCGTTAAAATGGGCCGGTTCGGCTGCGCTAGCTGCTATAATACTTTTTCGGAGCAGTTAAAACCAATCCTCAGGCGACTTCATGGAGGGAATTGGACACATAATGGCAAAATTCCAAAAAGGTTTGGCGGCACCCTTCATCTTAGGAAGAAGCTGGAGGAATCCAAACAAAGGCTTAAGGAGCTTATTTCCATGGAAGAGTTTGAAAAAGCGGCTGAATTGCGTGACGAAATAAGAGCGCTCGAAAACTCGATCAGCGGGAATGCCGGGGGAGGGGAATAA
- a CDS encoding protein arginine kinase: MSLENFLSHAVSSWMNEDGPDSDIVLSSRIRLARNLEEYDFPALLSTEEGQGILNKLKIAVENSDRSSFGQIEFLPMHELQPLQKRVLVEKHLISPALAEDSPFGACLLSENEEISVMVNEEDHIRIQCLFPGLQLTEALQAANEVDDWLEGDIKYAFNEEYGYLTSCPTNVGTGLRASVMMHLPGLILTQQINGIIPAISQLGLVVRGIYGEGSEALGNIFQISNQITLGKSEEDIVEELTGVVSQLIAQERSAREALGKTSHIQLEDRVFRSFGILSNSRIIETKEAAQCLSDVRLGIDMGYIKNISRSILNELMILTQPGFLQQYAGGPLRPEERDIRRAALIRERLNLEMDNR; this comes from the coding sequence TTGTCATTGGAAAACTTTTTGAGTCATGCAGTAAGTTCCTGGATGAACGAAGACGGCCCCGATTCTGATATTGTTCTAAGTTCAAGGATCCGACTGGCGCGAAATCTTGAAGAATACGATTTCCCGGCGCTTCTTTCAACTGAGGAAGGGCAGGGTATTTTAAACAAATTAAAGATAGCTGTTGAAAATTCAGACCGGTCAAGTTTTGGACAGATTGAATTTCTACCTATGCATGAGCTTCAGCCTTTGCAAAAAAGGGTCCTGGTAGAAAAACATTTAATCAGTCCCGCCCTTGCAGAGGACTCGCCTTTTGGGGCATGCCTTCTATCGGAAAATGAAGAGATTAGTGTAATGGTTAACGAAGAAGACCATATCCGGATCCAATGCCTTTTTCCTGGCCTCCAGCTTACTGAAGCTCTCCAGGCAGCAAATGAAGTCGATGACTGGCTTGAAGGGGATATCAAATATGCCTTCAATGAGGAATACGGCTATCTGACGAGCTGCCCTACAAATGTAGGGACGGGGCTCCGCGCTTCGGTAATGATGCATCTGCCGGGCCTGATTTTGACCCAGCAAATAAATGGAATCATACCTGCTATCAGCCAATTGGGCCTTGTCGTGAGAGGGATATACGGAGAGGGCAGCGAAGCACTCGGAAACATTTTTCAAATTTCCAATCAAATAACATTGGGAAAATCCGAAGAGGATATCGTTGAGGAATTAACAGGAGTTGTCAGCCAGCTGATTGCGCAGGAAAGGTCAGCGCGTGAAGCATTAGGCAAGACTTCACACATACAATTAGAAGATAGAGTGTTCCGCTCATTCGGGATTCTATCCAATAGCAGAATTATTGAAACGAAAGAGGCTGCGCAGTGTTTATCGGATGTTAGGTTGGGAATTGATATGGGGTATATAAAAAATATTTCAAGATCGATTCTTAATGAACTTATGATTCTTACTCAACCAGGGTTTCTACAGCAATATGCGGGTGGCCCACTGAGGCCGGAAGAGAGAGATATCCGTCGCGCGGCCCTGATCAGGGAACGATTAAATCTGGAAATGGACAATAGATGA
- the clpC gene encoding ATP-dependent protease ATP-binding subunit ClpC yields the protein MMFGRFTERAQKVLALAQEEAIRLGHNNIGTEHILLGLVREGDGIAAKALYGLGLGAEKIQNEVETLIGRGQDVPQTIHYTPRAKKVIELSMDEARKLGHSYVGTEHILLGLIREGEGVAARVLNNLGVSLNKARQQVLQLLGSNESGSHPGSTSVSANTPTLDSLARDLTVVAKEGSLDPVIGRSKEIQRVIEVLSRRTKNNPVLIGEPGVGKTAIAEGLAQQIVNNEVPEILRDKRVMTLDMGTVVAGTKYRGEFEDRLKKVMDEIRQAGNIILFIDELHTLIGAGGAEGAIDASNILKPSLARGELQCIGATTLDEYRKYIEKDAALERRFQPIRVDEPTAEESIQILQGLRDRYEAHHRVTITDEAIEAAVKLSDRYISDRFLPDKAIDLIDEAGSKVRLRSYTTPPNLKELELKLEEVRKEKDAAVQSQEFEKAASLRDTEQRLREQLDETKKSWKEQQGKENSEVTVEDIAHVVSSWTGVPVSKLAQTETEKLLNLEEILHSRVIGQEEAVKAVSKAVRRARAGLKDPKRPIGSFIFLGPTGVGKTELARALAEVMFGDEDAMIRIDMSEYMEKHSTSRLVGSPPGYVGYEEGGQLTEKVRRKPYSVVLLDEIEKAHPDVFNILLQVLEDGRLTDSKGRTVDFRNTVLIMTSNVGAEALKRNKYVGFNIQDGEQDYKDMKGKVMEELKKAFRPEFLNRIDEIIVFHSLEKKHLQEIVSLLSDQLVKRLNEQDIQLELTAAAKGKISEEGYDPEYGARPLRRAIQKHIEDRLSEELLKGTLLTGQHVIIDVDNGEFTVKTAAKDTVQ from the coding sequence ATGATGTTTGGCCGCTTTACTGAAAGAGCACAAAAAGTATTGGCCCTTGCCCAGGAAGAAGCAATCCGCCTTGGCCATAACAATATCGGAACCGAGCACATTTTGCTTGGCCTGGTCCGGGAGGGGGATGGGATTGCTGCCAAAGCCCTATATGGACTTGGGCTTGGCGCAGAAAAAATCCAGAATGAGGTAGAGACTTTAATCGGCAGAGGGCAGGATGTCCCTCAAACCATCCATTATACTCCGCGTGCCAAAAAAGTCATTGAGCTTTCTATGGATGAAGCGCGAAAGCTTGGCCATTCTTATGTTGGAACAGAGCATATCCTCCTCGGGCTTATCCGTGAAGGGGAAGGCGTTGCCGCGCGTGTTTTAAATAATCTTGGGGTAAGCCTGAATAAAGCGCGCCAGCAAGTATTACAGCTGTTGGGAAGCAATGAATCAGGTAGCCATCCGGGAAGTACTTCTGTCAGCGCCAATACCCCTACACTGGATAGTCTGGCGAGGGATTTGACAGTGGTGGCGAAAGAAGGAAGCCTTGACCCGGTTATTGGCCGAAGCAAGGAAATTCAGCGCGTTATTGAAGTGCTGAGCCGAAGGACAAAAAATAATCCTGTACTGATTGGCGAACCTGGCGTCGGGAAAACTGCGATTGCCGAGGGTCTTGCCCAGCAGATTGTCAATAATGAAGTACCGGAAATTCTCAGGGATAAACGGGTCATGACCCTGGATATGGGAACCGTTGTTGCCGGGACAAAGTACCGCGGTGAATTTGAGGACCGCCTGAAGAAAGTAATGGATGAGATTAGACAGGCGGGCAACATCATCCTTTTCATTGACGAGCTGCACACATTGATTGGAGCTGGCGGAGCGGAAGGCGCGATAGATGCCTCAAATATCCTCAAGCCGTCCCTTGCCCGTGGTGAATTGCAGTGCATTGGTGCGACAACACTCGATGAATACAGAAAATACATTGAAAAGGATGCCGCTCTTGAGCGGAGGTTCCAGCCAATCAGGGTTGACGAACCGACCGCTGAGGAATCGATCCAAATCCTTCAGGGGCTGCGAGACCGCTACGAAGCGCATCATAGGGTAACGATTACAGATGAAGCCATCGAGGCTGCCGTCAAGCTGTCCGACCGTTATATCTCTGACCGGTTCCTGCCCGATAAAGCCATTGACTTGATTGATGAAGCTGGCTCGAAGGTAAGGCTTCGCTCCTATACGACACCTCCAAACTTAAAGGAACTTGAATTGAAACTGGAGGAGGTCCGTAAAGAAAAGGATGCGGCAGTTCAGAGCCAGGAATTCGAAAAAGCAGCATCGCTACGAGACACGGAACAAAGGCTGCGCGAACAGCTGGACGAAACAAAGAAAAGCTGGAAAGAGCAGCAGGGCAAGGAAAACAGTGAAGTAACCGTTGAAGATATTGCCCATGTTGTCTCCAGCTGGACTGGAGTTCCAGTTTCCAAATTAGCGCAAACCGAAACAGAAAAGCTATTGAATCTTGAAGAAATCCTTCATTCGAGGGTCATTGGCCAAGAGGAAGCAGTAAAGGCAGTATCAAAAGCTGTCCGCCGAGCCAGAGCAGGCTTGAAGGATCCAAAGCGCCCGATTGGCTCGTTCATTTTCCTGGGCCCGACAGGAGTTGGGAAAACAGAGCTTGCCCGCGCATTGGCTGAAGTGATGTTCGGGGATGAGGATGCCATGATCCGGATCGATATGTCCGAATATATGGAGAAGCATTCCACTTCAAGGCTTGTCGGTTCGCCTCCTGGATATGTCGGTTACGAAGAAGGCGGCCAGCTGACCGAAAAGGTTCGCAGAAAGCCTTACTCGGTTGTACTTTTGGATGAAATCGAAAAGGCACATCCCGATGTGTTCAATATCCTTCTTCAAGTATTGGAAGATGGACGCCTGACGGACTCCAAAGGGCGAACGGTCGATTTCCGGAATACTGTCCTGATTATGACGTCCAATGTGGGTGCGGAAGCATTGAAACGGAATAAGTATGTGGGCTTCAACATCCAGGATGGGGAACAGGATTATAAGGATATGAAGGGCAAGGTGATGGAAGAGCTGAAAAAAGCATTCCGTCCAGAGTTCCTGAATAGGATCGATGAAATCATTGTCTTCCACTCGCTGGAGAAAAAGCACCTCCAGGAAATTGTCTCCCTGCTATCCGATCAGCTGGTTAAACGCTTGAATGAGCAGGATATCCAACTTGAATTGACTGCCGCGGCAAAAGGAAAAATATCTGAGGAAGGGTATGATCCTGAATACGGTGCGCGTCCATTGCGCAGGGCCATCCAGAAGCATATCGAGGACCGTCTCTCAGAAGAATTGCTTAAAGGTACATTATTGACCGGGCAGCATGTTATAATTGATGTGGATAATGGCGAGTTCACTGTGAAAACAGCAGCAAAGGATACCGTTCAGTAA
- the radA gene encoding DNA repair protein RadA, with translation MAKRKTKFMCTNCGYESPKWMGKCPGCGEWNKMVEEMEPAATSRRGAFAHSQGTAVASKAMPITDVETVSEPRIYTEMAELNRVLGGGVVKGSLVLIGGDPGIGKSTLLLQVSSQLANQGHKVLYISGEESLRQTKLRAERLGVASGNLLVYAETNLEEISRTIEQTNPEFVIVDSIQTVFHPEVTSAPGSVSQVRECTAELMRIGKTKGIAIFIVGHVTKEGNIAGPRLLEHMVDTVLYFEGERHHTYRILRAVKNRFGSTNEMGIFEMKEEGLEEVENPSEIFLEERSRGAAGSTVVASMEGTRPVLVEIQALISPTSFGNPRRMATGIDHNRVPLLMAVLEKRVGMLLQNQDAYLKVAGGVKLDEPAIDLAVAVSIASSFRDKPTRPTDCIIGEVGLTGEVRRVSRIEQRVQEAAKLGFERVILPANNLGGWTGPKGLELIGVSTVSEALKAALGE, from the coding sequence ATGGCAAAACGTAAAACAAAATTCATGTGTACAAACTGTGGATATGAATCACCAAAATGGATGGGAAAATGCCCAGGCTGCGGCGAATGGAATAAGATGGTGGAAGAAATGGAGCCGGCAGCAACAAGCAGGCGCGGTGCTTTTGCCCATTCCCAGGGCACCGCTGTTGCATCTAAGGCAATGCCGATAACAGATGTGGAAACGGTAAGTGAGCCAAGGATCTACACGGAAATGGCGGAATTGAACCGGGTTCTTGGCGGCGGGGTTGTCAAAGGCTCACTCGTCCTGATTGGAGGCGACCCGGGAATCGGCAAATCGACTCTTCTCCTCCAGGTTTCATCCCAGCTCGCAAATCAAGGGCATAAAGTCCTGTATATTTCCGGTGAAGAGTCACTCAGGCAGACAAAGCTTCGCGCGGAGAGGCTCGGAGTTGCTTCAGGGAATCTTCTGGTGTACGCTGAAACCAATCTAGAAGAAATAAGCAGAACCATTGAGCAGACAAATCCCGAATTTGTCATTGTAGACTCAATCCAGACGGTTTTTCATCCAGAGGTCACCTCGGCGCCCGGCAGCGTTTCGCAAGTCAGGGAATGTACGGCGGAACTGATGAGAATCGGTAAAACAAAAGGGATTGCCATCTTTATTGTGGGCCATGTCACGAAGGAAGGGAATATCGCAGGTCCGCGGCTGCTGGAGCATATGGTGGATACTGTCCTCTATTTCGAAGGGGAACGGCACCATACGTATCGGATCCTGCGGGCTGTCAAAAATAGATTCGGTTCAACCAATGAAATGGGTATTTTTGAAATGAAAGAGGAAGGGCTAGAGGAAGTTGAAAACCCTTCTGAGATTTTCCTTGAGGAAAGATCCCGGGGAGCAGCCGGTTCTACCGTAGTGGCTTCAATGGAGGGGACCAGGCCGGTGCTTGTTGAAATTCAGGCCCTCATTTCTCCTACAAGTTTCGGAAACCCAAGGAGGATGGCGACGGGAATTGACCATAACCGGGTTCCGCTATTAATGGCTGTCCTTGAAAAAAGAGTCGGGATGCTCCTGCAAAACCAAGACGCTTATTTGAAGGTTGCTGGCGGTGTAAAGTTGGATGAGCCAGCCATTGACCTGGCCGTTGCGGTCAGCATTGCTTCAAGCTTCAGGGATAAACCTACAAGGCCCACAGACTGCATTATAGGCGAAGTCGGCCTTACCGGCGAAGTAAGGCGTGTCTCAAGGATTGAACAGCGTGTCCAGGAGGCGGCAAAGCTCGGTTTTGAACGGGTGATCCTTCCCGCTAATAATCTTGGGGGCTGGACAGGGCCGAAGGGGCTTGAGCTTATCGGTGTCTCTACGGTCAGCGAAGCGCTGAAGGCGGCTCTCGGAGAGTAA
- a CDS encoding PIN/TRAM domain-containing protein: protein MLKRIVQACFLIIGGTLGIFLIPPLLKVIGADGISLLNNSYMAAIIGAIIFYFLTFWAVEYVINFVKWLEDTLVRVPVTDVLFGSLGLTFGLIVAFLIGFALNAIELPVVNTVAPILLTLLFGYLGFQVGFKKRDEMMSLFTSKKKKATEEDHEKPAALSLKILDTSVIIDGRIADICQTGFLEGTIVIPRFVLEELQHIADSSDVLKRNRGRRGLDILNRIQKEIAVNVEISETDFDDIQEVDSKLVKLAKKTGGTLVTNDFNLNKVSEFQNVSVLNINDLANAVKPVVLPGEELSVQVIKDGKEHHQGVAYLDDGTMIVVEEGREYIGKRIDVMVTSVLQTSAGRMIFAKPKLYEKAL from the coding sequence ATGTTAAAACGCATTGTTCAAGCATGTTTCCTAATCATCGGGGGAACGCTTGGAATCTTTTTAATTCCGCCATTATTAAAAGTTATAGGTGCGGATGGTATATCGCTGTTGAATAATTCCTATATGGCAGCAATTATAGGTGCAATCATTTTTTATTTTCTTACTTTTTGGGCTGTAGAGTATGTAATAAATTTTGTAAAATGGCTTGAGGATACGCTTGTCCGGGTTCCGGTAACTGATGTCCTATTCGGAAGCCTCGGGCTTACATTCGGCTTAATCGTTGCTTTTTTAATCGGGTTTGCGCTGAATGCCATTGAGCTTCCGGTCGTGAATACAGTTGCGCCAATTCTTCTTACTCTGTTATTTGGCTACCTCGGTTTTCAGGTCGGCTTTAAAAAGCGGGATGAAATGATGAGCCTTTTTACGAGCAAGAAGAAAAAGGCAACGGAAGAAGATCACGAAAAGCCGGCTGCCCTTTCTCTTAAAATATTGGATACGAGTGTCATAATCGACGGAAGGATTGCGGATATCTGCCAGACTGGTTTCCTGGAAGGGACAATTGTCATTCCGCGTTTCGTGCTTGAAGAGCTTCAGCATATTGCCGATTCTTCTGATGTCCTGAAACGAAACCGGGGAAGACGGGGACTTGATATCCTGAACCGCATCCAAAAAGAAATCGCAGTAAATGTAGAAATCAGTGAAACGGATTTCGATGACATTCAAGAAGTGGACAGCAAGCTTGTCAAGCTGGCGAAGAAAACAGGCGGAACCCTTGTAACCAATGATTTTAATCTTAATAAGGTCAGTGAGTTTCAGAATGTATCGGTATTGAACATTAATGATCTTGCCAATGCAGTGAAACCGGTTGTCCTTCCGGGGGAAGAATTGAGCGTCCAGGTCATCAAGGACGGCAAGGAGCACCACCAGGGTGTCGCCTATCTGGATGACGGGACAATGATCGTCGTTGAAGAGGGCCGGGAATACATTGGCAAAAGAATTGATGTCATGGTTACCAGTGTCCTTCAAACATCGGCGGGCAGGATGATCTTTGCCAAACCGAAGCTTTATGAAAAAGCGCTATAG
- the ispD gene encoding 2-C-methyl-D-erythritol 4-phosphate cytidylyltransferase → MSYQVILPAAGQGKRMGAGINKLLLELNNMPVLIHTLLAFESDEDCDGMILAVNPDEQEQIKSLLDKYKIKKQVIFATGGTERQQSVYSGLKAVRGSSLVLVHDAARPFITKGLIQALVEAAERDGAAIAAVPVKDTVKKVAENHVVETIERSSLWAVQTPQAFRVSVLMEAHEKADSERFLGTDDASLVERLPHPVAVVPGDYNNIKLTTREDLVFAEAILKQRAK, encoded by the coding sequence ATGTCTTATCAGGTGATTCTTCCGGCCGCGGGCCAGGGGAAGAGAATGGGAGCGGGAATCAATAAGCTTTTGTTAGAACTCAACAACATGCCTGTCCTCATTCACACACTTTTGGCATTTGAAAGTGACGAGGACTGCGATGGCATGATCCTGGCGGTAAACCCGGACGAGCAGGAGCAGATTAAAAGTCTTCTTGATAAATATAAAATTAAAAAGCAGGTCATTTTTGCGACGGGAGGGACCGAGCGCCAGCAAAGTGTGTACAGCGGCCTTAAAGCTGTCAGGGGCTCGAGTCTCGTCCTTGTCCATGATGCCGCCCGCCCTTTCATCACAAAAGGGTTGATCCAGGCTCTCGTCGAGGCTGCTGAACGTGATGGAGCGGCAATTGCCGCGGTTCCAGTGAAGGATACTGTTAAAAAAGTGGCCGAAAATCATGTCGTGGAAACGATCGAACGTTCCAGCTTGTGGGCTGTCCAAACCCCACAGGCTTTTCGCGTTTCTGTCCTAATGGAAGCCCATGAAAAAGCAGATTCGGAAAGGTTTCTGGGAACGGATGATGCAAGCCTAGTGGAAAGGCTGCCGCATCCGGTTGCTGTCGTGCCAGGCGACTATAACAATATCAAGCTGACAACCCGTGAAGACCTTGTCTTCGCGGAGGCTATCTTAAAACAGCGGGCGAAGTGA
- the ispF gene encoding 2-C-methyl-D-erythritol 2,4-cyclodiphosphate synthase, protein MFRIGQGFDVHQLSEGRPLIIGGITIPYEKGLLGHSDADVLLHTVADACLGAIGAGDIGKHFPDTDEAFKDADSAKLLEHVWGLVKEQGYELCNADCTIIAQKPKMAPYIGEMKERIAELLEADPSQVNVKATTTEKLGFTGRGEGIASQVAVLLQKRSR, encoded by the coding sequence ATGTTTCGGATCGGACAGGGATTTGATGTTCACCAGCTATCGGAAGGGCGCCCCCTCATCATCGGGGGGATTACCATTCCATATGAGAAAGGCCTTCTTGGCCATTCGGACGCAGATGTTCTTTTGCATACAGTCGCGGATGCCTGCCTTGGTGCGATTGGGGCAGGAGATATCGGAAAGCATTTTCCGGATACGGATGAAGCCTTCAAGGACGCTGATTCAGCAAAATTGCTCGAGCATGTCTGGGGGCTTGTAAAGGAGCAGGGGTATGAACTGTGCAATGCGGACTGCACCATCATTGCCCAAAAACCGAAAATGGCTCCCTATATTGGCGAGATGAAGGAAAGGATCGCTGAATTACTGGAGGCTGACCCCAGCCAAGTGAATGTAAAGGCGACTACAACAGAAAAACTCGGTTTTACAGGAAGAGGAGAAGGAATCGCTTCCCAGGTGGCCGTTCTTTTGCAAAAAAGAAGCAGATAG
- the gltX gene encoding glutamate--tRNA ligase, translated as MSNKVRVRYAPSPTGHLHIGNARTALFNYLFARSQGGTFVIRIEDTDKKRNIEGGEQSQLKYLKWLGIDWDESVDKDGGFGPYRQSERNEIYKKYYTKLIEEGHAYKCYCTEEELEAEREEQSARGETPQYSGKCRNLTKEEQQRLEDEGRQPSIRLKVPQGKTYSFDDMVKGIVAFESEGMGDWVMIKKDGTPTYNFAVAIDDHLMEISHVLRGDDHISNTPKQLMVYEALGWEAPIFGHMTLIVNESRKKLSKRDESIIQFIEQYEELGYLPEALFNFIGLLGWSPAGEEEIFSKEEFIEKFDPARLSKSPALFDKQKLAWMNNQYVKKADLDRLVGITLPHLVKAGLVKPELEGAEKEWVVSLIALFQEKMSYGAEIVALSDIFFQEDLNPDEEAKAVLAEEQVPEVMEAFLGEIDKLEAFKADGIQAAMKAVQKSTGHKGKKLFMPIRAAVTGQTHGPDLPKTIELLGKDKVQKRLRNLIS; from the coding sequence ATGTCAAATAAAGTTCGCGTACGGTATGCGCCAAGCCCGACAGGACATTTACATATTGGCAACGCCCGTACCGCGCTTTTTAATTACTTGTTCGCACGCAGCCAGGGCGGCACATTTGTCATCCGGATTGAGGATACAGATAAGAAACGGAATATCGAAGGCGGCGAGCAAAGCCAGCTGAAATATTTGAAGTGGCTCGGCATCGACTGGGATGAAAGTGTCGATAAGGACGGCGGCTTCGGTCCGTACAGGCAGTCTGAACGGAATGAGATTTATAAGAAATATTATACGAAACTGATTGAAGAGGGCCATGCCTACAAATGTTATTGCACCGAGGAAGAACTTGAGGCTGAGCGTGAAGAGCAATCAGCACGAGGAGAAACGCCCCAATACTCGGGAAAATGCCGGAATTTGACGAAAGAAGAACAGCAGCGCCTTGAGGATGAAGGCCGTCAGCCAAGCATCCGCTTAAAGGTACCGCAGGGAAAAACCTATTCGTTCGATGATATGGTAAAAGGCATTGTTGCATTTGAGTCGGAAGGCATGGGCGACTGGGTCATGATTAAAAAAGACGGGACGCCAACATACAATTTTGCGGTTGCTATTGATGACCACCTGATGGAAATATCCCATGTCCTTCGCGGCGATGATCATATTTCCAATACGCCGAAGCAGCTGATGGTTTATGAAGCCCTTGGCTGGGAAGCGCCTATATTTGGCCATATGACGCTGATTGTCAATGAAAGTCGCAAGAAATTGAGCAAGCGTGATGAATCCATTATCCAGTTCATTGAACAATATGAAGAACTGGGCTATTTGCCTGAAGCGCTGTTCAACTTTATCGGGCTGCTCGGCTGGTCGCCAGCGGGAGAAGAGGAGATCTTCTCAAAAGAGGAATTCATTGAAAAGTTCGACCCGGCCAGGCTGTCAAAGTCGCCTGCCTTATTCGATAAGCAAAAGCTTGCATGGATGAACAACCAGTATGTAAAAAAGGCTGACCTTGACAGGCTGGTTGGTATAACACTCCCGCATCTTGTCAAAGCCGGGCTTGTAAAGCCGGAACTCGAAGGAGCGGAGAAGGAGTGGGTCGTCAGTTTGATCGCACTTTTCCAGGAAAAAATGAGTTACGGAGCGGAAATCGTCGCTCTTTCCGACATTTTTTTCCAGGAGGACCTGAATCCGGATGAGGAAGCAAAAGCTGTGCTTGCTGAAGAGCAAGTGCCGGAAGTGATGGAAGCGTTCCTTGGCGAAATCGATAAGCTGGAGGCGTTCAAAGCGGATGGAATCCAAGCGGCGATGAAGGCTGTGCAGAAGTCAACAGGCCACAAAGGGAAGAAGCTATTCATGCCAATCCGCGCTGCGGTGACAGGCCAGACACATGGACCGGACCTCCCAAAAACCATTGAATTGCTTGGGAAGGATAAAGTTCAAAAAAGATTGCGAAATTTAATTAGTTAA
- the cysE gene encoding serine O-acetyltransferase, with protein MMFKTIREDIDVVFEQDPAARSTFEVVLTYSGLHAIWSHRIAHALFKRKFFFLARLISQISRFFTGIEIHPGAQIGRRFFIDHGMGVVIGETCEIGDNVTVYQGVTLGGTGKEKGKRHPTILDNALIAAGAKVLGSITIGEHAKVGAGSVVLKDVPAHSTVVGIPGKVVIQNGVKVGRELDHTDLPDPTGDRFRELEREMEQLKQTLQAIQQRGANEHGDSAL; from the coding sequence ATGATGTTTAAGACGATCAGGGAAGATATTGATGTGGTGTTTGAACAAGATCCGGCGGCGAGGAGCACTTTCGAAGTCGTGCTGACATACTCCGGCCTTCATGCCATTTGGTCCCATCGAATCGCGCATGCATTATTTAAGAGGAAATTTTTCTTTTTGGCAAGATTGATTTCCCAAATCAGCCGCTTTTTTACCGGCATTGAAATACATCCGGGTGCCCAAATCGGCCGTCGTTTCTTTATTGATCACGGCATGGGGGTGGTCATTGGTGAAACATGTGAAATCGGGGATAATGTTACTGTATACCAGGGCGTCACTCTTGGGGGTACCGGGAAAGAGAAAGGAAAGCGCCATCCGACAATACTCGATAATGCGCTTATTGCTGCGGGAGCGAAAGTTCTCGGCTCGATTACAATCGGGGAACATGCCAAGGTTGGCGCGGGTTCCGTCGTCTTAAAGGATGTGCCTGCGCATTCGACAGTTGTCGGCATTCCTGGGAAAGTCGTCATCCAAAATGGGGTGAAGGTCGGCAGGGAGCTTGACCATACAGATCTTCCGGATCCGACCGGCGACCGCTTCAGGGAACTGGAAAGGGAAATGGAACAATTAAAACAAACACTTCAAGCGATTCAACAGAGAGGAGCCAACGAACATGGCGATTCAGCTTTATAA